One genomic window of Elaeis guineensis isolate ETL-2024a chromosome 2, EG11, whole genome shotgun sequence includes the following:
- the LOC105033732 gene encoding uncharacterized protein encodes MELVTEDPAAEDEEPERESTTREPRHYRSHFPGAVRKKAYRFDGHGGFFTKEWDLREGTGQEFCWYHVELPKSNQKLAISAEYLIDVLCPPLKLQDILTLVSNGPFCGHVNGALVFRVNSPGPAASNFTLRLAARLTENSVITVSLGRVPRLGFSQTERSLLSEIPSVESPSRRVLRDEEVGGSSGIVIGEHVLEFLLTMNHSEEADNPVPETVSNLIVHIVDTHIDQVQDIVTKFEMELDSMELELDKGGTTLRKQLLDDRRFPKMHLNLQRLLQVVAHGEQVFPRVKEKCAAKSWFASEDIVALEELIGRLRRLKENLGFIVNRVTAIQAGLDSWQSEQINRKLYCLSFLSMIFLPLSIVTGVFGMNVGGVPWTGQRDPDLKDGFRNVMILCAALLFLLLVCFIFPSIYAHISSWNRHAAPIRSWSISRKSFLRKTLHRDGFQGGGYIRI; translated from the exons ATGGAGCTCGTCACCGAGGACCCGGCGGCGGAGGACGAGGAGCCGGAGAGGGAGAGCACCACTCGAGAGCCCCGCCATTACCGGAGCCATTTCCCCGGCGCCGTCCGGAAAAAGGCCTACCGCTTCGACGGCCACGGCGGCTTCTTCACCAAGGAATGGGACCTCCGAGAGGGCACCGGCCAAGAGTTCTGCTGGTACCACGTCGAGCTCCCCAAGAGCAACCAGAAGCTCGCCATCTCCGCCGAGTACCTTATCGACGTCCTCTGCCCGCCATTAAAACTCCAGGACATTCTCACCCTCGTCAGCAACGGTCCCTTCTGCGGCCACGTTAATGGCGCCCTCGTGTTCCGGGTGAACTCCCCTGGCCCGGCGGCGAGCAACTTCACCCTCCGCCTCGCCGCACGGCTCACCGAGAACTCGGTGATCACCGTGAGCCTGGGACGGGTGCCGAGGCTGGGTTTTTCGCAGACCGAGCGGTCGTTGCTGTCGGAGATACCAAGCGTTGAAAGCCCGAGCCGGCGAGTGCTGAGGGATGAGGAGGTTGGTGGTTCGAGTGGCATTGTGATTGGCGAGCATGTGCTTGAGTTCTTGCTGACAATGAATCATTCAGAGGAGGCCGATAATCCCGTGCCGGAGACCGTTTCGAATCTAATTGTGCACATTGTTGACACACACATTGATCAGGTGCAGGATATAGTGACAAAGTTTGAGATGGAGTTGGATTCAATGGAGCTGGAATTGGATAAAG GTGGAACAACATTGAGGAAACAATTGTTGGATGACAGAAGATTTCCGAAAATGCATTTAAATTTGCAGCGCCTCTTACAG GTTGTTGCTCATGGTGAGCAAGTGTTTCCACGAGTAAAAGAAAAGTGTGCAGCTAAAAGTTGGTTTGCAAGTGAAGACATTGTTGCACTTGAAGAACTAATAGGTCGTCTTAGGAGGCTAAAAGAGAATTTGGGATTCATAGTTAATCGGGTAACAGCAATTCAGGCTGGTCTTGATAGCTGGCAGTCAGAGCAAATAAACAGGAAGCTTTACtgtctttcttttctctcgatgATCTTTCTTCCACTATCCATTGTTACTGGAG TATTTGGGATGAATGTTGGAGGTGTACCATGGACAGGGCAAAGAGACCCTGATTTGAAAGATGGGTTTCGTAATGTTATGATTCTCTGCGCTGCCTTGCTGTTTCTGCTTCTAGTTTGCTTCATCTTTCCTTCTATCTATGCGCACATATCTTCTTGGAATAGGCATGCTGCACCGATACGGAGTTGGTCGATCAGTAGAAAGTCGTTCCTGAGAAAAACCCTTCATCGAGATGGATTTCAGGGAGGAGGTTACATCCGCATCTGA
- the LOC105033747 gene encoding oxygen-evolving enhancer protein 2, chloroplastic: MASTSCFLHHHAPSTSRTPSSRPMPSTRPTQLVCRAHKQAGQEDESNTVVSRRLALTVLVGAAAVSVKVSPADAAYGEAANIFGKPKTNTDFLTYAGDGFKLMVPSKWNPSKEVEYPGQVMRYEDNFDSNSYVCVMVTPTSNKSITDYGSPEEFLSQVDYLLGKQAYAGKTDAEGGFDQDAVATANILESSTPVVGGKQYYYISVLTRTADGDEGGKHQLITATVSDGKLYICKAQAGDKRWFKGARKFVESTANSFSVA; the protein is encoded by the exons atggcttcAACTTCATGCTTCCTCCACCACCATGCACCCTCCACCTCAAGAACTCCATCATCACGTCCGATGCCAAGCACCAGGCCTACCCAGCTGGTCTGCAGGGCGCACAAGCAGGCAGGCCAAGAAGATGAGAGCAACACGGTGGTCTCACGCCGGTTAGCTCTGACAGTGCTCGTCGGTGCAGCTGCCGTTAGTGTGAAGGTCTCACCTGCCGATGCTGCCTATGGTGAAGCAG CTAATATCTTTGGGAAGCCGAAGACAAATACAGATTTCTTGACATACGCTGGCGATGGGTTCAAGCTGATGGTACCATCAAAGTGGAACCCAAGCAAAGAGGTGGAGTATCCGGGTCAGGTGATGAGGTATGAAGACAACttcgactccaacagctacgtTTGCGTCATGGTCACCCCCACATCAAACAAATCCATCACTGACTACGGCAGCCCTGAGGAATTTCTCTCCCAA GTTGATTACTTGCTAGGGAAACAGGCTTACGCCGGCAAAACAGATGCTGAG GGTGGGTTCGACCAGGATGCTGTAGCAACAGCCAACATATTGGAAAGCTCCACACCAGTGGTAGGTGGGAAACAATACTACTACATCTCAGTTTTGACAAGGACAGCAGATGGAGATGAGGGTGGGAAGCACCAGCTTATAACGGCAACAGTTTCAGATGGTAAGCTATACATCTGCAAGGCACAAGCTGGTGACAAGAGATGGTTCAAGGGTGCCAGGAAGTTTGTGGAGAGCACAGCCAATTCCTTCAGCGTTGCATAA